In the Breoghania sp. genome, AGAGACCCCAACGCCAGTTAATTGATATGATTTGAAACCGCCAATTGTGTCTCGACGGCAACTATTCACCATATTTAAAGAAAACTTGAATTTTGGGCGTGCATCAGGGCGCTTACCTATGCGAGGTAATAAGGTACGTAGATTGGTACTGAACACGTTGGGGGCGTGCTGTGGGACTCCGTCTATTAACAACCGTATGTGCAATTGCACTTATCTCGACGTCCGTCGCCGCGATGGACCTGAGAGAAGCCGTGCAGACCGCGGTGACGACAAATCCGAACATTCTGGAATCGACCGCCAATCGCCGCGCGCGCGACTTCGAATTGCGCCGCGCACAGGGCGCGTTCCTTCCGTCGCTCAGCGTATCCGGCAATATCGGTGGCCAGCGGCTTGATAGGCCAAATTCATTCACGCGCAACAACAACGACACATGGCGCACCCGCAAACAGGTGAGCGTCGCGGTCGAACAGCTGATCTTTGACGGCTTCGGATCCGTCAACGAGATCTATCGGCAGGCCGCCCGCGTGGATGGCGCCGCCCTTCGCGTCATGGAGCGCTCCGAAGCAATCGCCCTCAATGCGACGGAGGCCTATATCGATGTGATCCGTCACGCCGCGATCCTCACCCAAGCCCGCCTCAACGTGAACAAGCACCGCTCGATCTTTTCCGATGTGCGACAGCGTTTCGACGGCGGCGAGACCGGAGCCGCCGACCTCAGCCAAGCCCAGGAACGTGTGGCCGCGACCGAGATCATTGTCGCCGATATCCGCCAGTCCCTGCTGGAAACGATTGCGAAATTCGAAAAGATCGTGGGCCAGAAGCCCGGCAAGCTCGCACCGGCCAAGCCCGCCCTCGTCCCGGCCGGCCCGGTCGACCATCTCGTCGACATCGCTGCCATGCAGCATCCGGAAATCCAGGCGGCCCTCGCTGACGTGGATGCGGTTCGCTACGAGTATGACGCGGCCAAAAGCCCCTTCATGCCGCGGGTCAGCCTGCAGGGCATCGCGAGCTTTGGTGACGACCTTGATGGCGTCGAAGGCCGCAACAACGAATATGCGGGCAAGCTGGTCTTTTCGTGGAACCTGTTCAACGGCGGCAAGGATATGGCCCGCCGTATGGAATATGCCGAGCGCCTGACCGAAAGCCAGGTCCGTGTCGACAGCGTTCGTCGCGAAATCAAGGAAGCCATCGAGCGCTCCTGGGCCGCGGTGCAGACCGGCAATGCCAAGATCCGCGCCATTTCCCAACAGGTCGCAGCCAACCGCAAGGTCGTGGACGGGTATCGTCAGGAATATGACATCGGCCAGCGCACCCTGCTTGACGTGCTAAACGCCGAAAACGCCCTCTTCAACAGCAAGATCGACCTGATCTCAGCTCGCGCGATCTACGCCTTCGCAACCTATCAGTTGCGCGGCACGACCGGCGATCTCCTCGCCTATCTGGATGTGACGCCGGCAGCGGAAGCGGTCAACGGGCAGCGGGACCATGTCTCCATCTTCCCGACGGGCACGAGCTTCAAGCTGGAGCCGCTACGCAAATTCTGATTTTTCGGCGCCATCCCGGCCAATTGGCCGCAGATGCCCAAGCACAGAATACAGACTTCGGATAACCGGCCCAGTTGGCACCAACTGGGCCGGTTTTTTTCTGCGAATGGCCGGGCTGCACATGACCGAGCAACATGAACCTCCCGCGGCACCAAGACACCCTCTGAGGCCCAACCAAAGCTGGCATAGCTCTTGGCACTCAGAAAATCCATTCATTTCGATACATTCAAGTGTTCATTTCGGTACACAGAGTTTCGAAAAGAGACAAACGCCTTTTCGGATCAATATTTATTCGTCGATGCTAACCTTTTTTGTCAAATATTGATGAAAATTGCACTCAAATGTGGTTCTTTTATTTAGAACCCCGACGTCAGCCAACTTTGGCCTGAGGTCCGTCACCTGCAGGATGAACCAGCAACGGTGGCAAATGCGTTTGTGAGAGTTGAAGGATCACCATGACCAGTTCGCGGCCCTCCTCGAACAATGATCCTGCGGGAAGTGATCGTGACCTTCTGGTGGAGGCCATCAAGTACATTTCCCGGGCGTTCGGCTATCACGTGACGAATTCCGTCGTTCTGACCGGTCTGCCGCTTGTCGGCGAGCGCCTGCCGATCAACATGATCGGGCGGGCTGCCCAAAATTGCGGCCTGTCCGCCCTTCCGGTTCAAAGAGAGGTGACGGCCATTCCACCTGTGGCGCTACCTGCGCTGGCCCTTTTCAAGGACTCCTCGATCATCGTCATCAAGGCGATCGACGAGCATGCGGGAACGGTCGACTACATCTATGCGGCCAACACCAACGACGTGCTGCGCGAACCGATCCACGCCTTTTCCCAGAAATACGGCGGCTATGCCGTTTTCTTCAAACCGCAGACCGATCTTGCAGGGCGCAGCAACAAATCGCTGACAAGCGACGAACACTGGTTCTGGGGCACGATCAAGCTGTTCTGGCGCGACTACCTGAATGTCGCCCTCGCAGCCTTCCTGATCAACATCCTGGCGCTCGCCTCCCCGCTCTTCACGATGAATGTCTATGACCGCGTGGTTCCGAATTTCGCGATCCCAACCCTTTGGGCCCTGGCGATCGGTGTCATTCTCTCGCTCGTCTTCGACGGCATCCTGAAGACAGCGCGCGGGCAGATCATCAACGTCACCGGAAAGCAGGCCGACATGGCGCTGGCCAGCCGCATCTTTTCCCATGCCTTGGCCATCGACCTTGAGAAGCGCCCAGCCTCCTCCGGACAGTTCGCAAACCACATCAAGGAATTCGAGACGGTGCGGGAGTTCATCACCTCCTCCTCTCTCGTGTCCCTCATCGATCTGATGTTCATCGGCATCTTCGTGATGGTGCTCTTCATGATCGTTGGACCCATCGGTTTTGTGCCGCTCATCGCCGTGCCGATCGTGGTCGGGATCAGCCTGCTCGTGCAGGCTCCGCTCACGGGCGCGGTGGAGCGCTCGCACCGCGAAAGCGCGGTGCGCCATTCCATTCTGGTGGAGAGCATCGCCAATCTCGACACGATCCGTGCGCTGAACGCCGAAGGCAACATGCAGCGGCGCTGGGAGCGTTCCGTTGCCGCATCGGGTGCCGCGATCCTGAGCGGCCGGTTCTGGGCGATCCTGGCCCAGTCAGGCACAGGCTTCGTGCAGGCGCTGGTTTCCATCGTCATCGTGGTGTGGGGCGTTTACCTGATCACCGACAATGCGATTTCCATGGGCGGCCTGATTGCCGCGATGATGCTGTCGGGACGCGTGCTTGCGCCACTGGCCTCTGTTGCGGGCACGTTGACGCGCTTGCGCCAGACCATTCAGGCCTACAAGACGCTCGATACCGTCATGTCCACGGAGACGGAGCGCAAGGTCGGGCGCACCTATATCAACCGCCAGGTCGCCACCGGAAAGGTGGAGTTCAAGGATGTGAGCTTCCGCTATCCCGGCGCCTCCGACGACTCCTTGAAGAAGGTGTCGTTCAAGGCGCAAGAGGGGGAAACAATCGCTCTTATCGGACGTGTGGGCGCGGGCAAGACCACCATTGGCCGCCTCATGTCCGGGCTCTATTACCCTTCCAACGGCGCCGTGCTCATCGACAACACCGACACACGCCAGTTCGACCCGGCGGATCTGCGCACCGGCGTCGGCTTCGTTTCGCAAGACAACGTGCTGTTCGACGGCACCGTTCGCGAGAATATCAGCGCTGGCGACCCTTACGCCGAAGACGAAGCCATTCTTGAAGCCGCGCGCATTGCCGGTGTGGATGACTTCATCGCGCGTCATCCGCTTGGCTATGACCTGCCGGTGGGCGAAGGCGGGCGCATGCTCTCGGGCGGTCAGCGCCAGTCCGTCGCGCTTGCGCGCATGCTGCTGCGCAAGCCCAAGATCCTGTTTCTCGATGAACCTTCGAGCAATCTCGACCTGACGTCCGAACGGCGTCTGATCGAGCGCCTGAAGGCCTTCAGCAGGCCCGGCACCACCGTCTTCATCTCCACGCATCGCATGAGCCTTGTGGAACTGACGGATCGCATCCTGACGCTCGACAATGGCCAGCTTGCGATGGACGGCCCGCGCGAAACGGTCCTGCGCCAGCTTCGCGATATGGGCGCCTCCAAGATCGCGGCGAACAAGAAGGCTCAAGCCTCGTGAAAAAGACGGCCGACTGGAACTACGCGAACGATATTCGCGATATTCTGCAAACGCGCCCGCCGCGTTTTGCGACGAATGTCGTGCGTATTGGCGTCGTCTTGTTCTTTGTCGCGCTGATCTGGGCCTATTTCGCACAGCTTGAAGAGGTGACGCGCGGCGACGGGCGTGTTGTCCCCTCCCGTCAGATCCAGGTGGTGCAGGCCCCCGACCGGGGCATCGTCAAGGAATTGCTGGCCCACGAAGGCGACATCGTGGAACGCGGACAGGTTCTGGTGCGTATCGATGACACCGACTTTGCCTCCCAGCTCGGTGAGATACGGCAAAAACGCTGGGCGCTGCTCGCCCGCATCGCTCGCCTGGAAGCGGAAACCGAACGCACGGCGCCCATATTTCCCGAAAAGCTCCGCACGTCCGTCCCGACGCTCGTGGCCGAGGAAATGAAGGTCTTTCAGAGCAAGCAGAGCCGCTTGAAGGACGAGCTCTCCGTTCTGCGCAGTCAGGCAGAGCAGCGCGCGCAGGAAGTTCAGGAGCTTCTGGCCAAAGAGCGCAAGCTGGCCTCCACGCTGGAGATCATGAAGCGCGAACTGGAGATCAACCGGAAACTCTTTGAACGTCGGGTTCTGCCCGAAATCGAGTTCCTGCGCCTCCAACGACAGCTCGTGGAAACGCAAGGCGAACTTGAGATCACCAAGGCTTCGCTGGAAAAGACCGCTGCCGCCAGACAGGAAGCCGCGGACCGGCTCAGCAACGCCAGAACCACCTATACCGCAGAGGCCCAGCAGGAGCTCGCCACTGCGCGAGGTGAACTCGCCGTGATTGATGAGACCATCCGCGGGGCTTTCGACCGTGTGCGCCGGACGGATCTGGTCTCCCCGGTCAAGGGCGTCATCAACCGCATGAACATCACGACCATCGGGGCAGTGCTGCAACCCGGCACCGATGTGGTGGAAATCGTCCCGCTGGAGGACACGCTTCTCATCGAGACGCGCATTCGCCCGCAGGACGTCGCCTTCCTCAGCCCAGGCCAGACGGCGCGGGTAAAGATCACCGCCTATGACTTTTCCATCTATGGCGGTCTTGAGGGCCATCTGGAGCGCATCAGCGCCGACACGACAGAAGATGAGAAAGGTAATCGCTTCTTCCGTGTCATGATCAGAACAAATAAAAATTACCTTGGATCAGATACCAATCCTTTACCAATAATTCCAGGAATGGTTGCTTCGGTGGACATATTAACCGGAGAGAAAAGCGTCCTGGATTATCTCTTGAAGCCGATCAAAAAAGCACGGGACGAGGCGCTCCGAGAGCGTTGAGATCCCGAAATGACGGGGCGATCGGCAGATGGAACGGGTTTCACGTACGCCTTCAAAGGCGGCGAGCGGGAAAGGTGTGCGCGCAGCGACATTCGCTGCTGCCGCGCTCCTCACCCTCGGCACTCAGAGCACTGCGGTTTCGGCGGAGCAACTTGCCAATAGCGGCATGTGGCAACCGGAGACGGCCACCCATGGCAGCGTGACCACCTCCGGCCACGGGTTCATGATGGTCGCCGCCATCGCCTCGGCGGTGGCCACGCCCTTTGCATATGAGGCGGCGGGCCACACCACCCGACTTGACTTCACCCGGCCCTATCTCACGCTCAACGCCGTTCTGGAGACGCCAGCCCGCACAGCCGGGCAGGATGCCCTGTTCGCACCGCGCGGCTACGCCAGTCTCTCCACCGATATCGTGCCGGTGGCCCGCCCCCATGTTGCGGCCCCCACGCGCGAATATGCTTCGCCCGCAATCGCTGCGAAGGCCCCGAACCGTCCGTTGCTCGGCAGCCTTGGCAAAACGGCCGGGTTCACGCCCGTCAGCGCCCGTTGGGATCGCGTCCAGCACAAGACCGCCGGTTCGCTCGCCGCGCTCAATGCCTGCATTGACAGGACCGCTCATTGCGCCGATGCGGATCTCGCCGATTGGGCCGCGATCGTCGCCGAAGCGCGCGGCATGCGCGAGGGGCGACGCATTACCCATGTCAACCGCGCCATCAACCGGCTGATCGCCTATCGCGACGACCGGATCGTTTGGAAAAACGCGGAATACTGGGCCGCGCCTGCCGAAACGCTGGCGCGCAAGGCCGGTGATTGCGAAGACTTCGCCATCCTAAAGTACTGGAGCCTGCGTGAAGCAGGTTTCCGCGATCAGGACATGCGGATCGTTGTGCTGCGCGACAAGGCGCTCAGGAGTTATCATGCCG is a window encoding:
- a CDS encoding TolC family outer membrane protein yields the protein MGLRLLTTVCAIALISTSVAAMDLREAVQTAVTTNPNILESTANRRARDFELRRAQGAFLPSLSVSGNIGGQRLDRPNSFTRNNNDTWRTRKQVSVAVEQLIFDGFGSVNEIYRQAARVDGAALRVMERSEAIALNATEAYIDVIRHAAILTQARLNVNKHRSIFSDVRQRFDGGETGAADLSQAQERVAATEIIVADIRQSLLETIAKFEKIVGQKPGKLAPAKPALVPAGPVDHLVDIAAMQHPEIQAALADVDAVRYEYDAAKSPFMPRVSLQGIASFGDDLDGVEGRNNEYAGKLVFSWNLFNGGKDMARRMEYAERLTESQVRVDSVRREIKEAIERSWAAVQTGNAKIRAISQQVAANRKVVDGYRQEYDIGQRTLLDVLNAENALFNSKIDLISARAIYAFATYQLRGTTGDLLAYLDVTPAAEAVNGQRDHVSIFPTGTSFKLEPLRKF
- a CDS encoding type I secretion system permease/ATPase, whose translation is MTSSRPSSNNDPAGSDRDLLVEAIKYISRAFGYHVTNSVVLTGLPLVGERLPINMIGRAAQNCGLSALPVQREVTAIPPVALPALALFKDSSIIVIKAIDEHAGTVDYIYAANTNDVLREPIHAFSQKYGGYAVFFKPQTDLAGRSNKSLTSDEHWFWGTIKLFWRDYLNVALAAFLINILALASPLFTMNVYDRVVPNFAIPTLWALAIGVILSLVFDGILKTARGQIINVTGKQADMALASRIFSHALAIDLEKRPASSGQFANHIKEFETVREFITSSSLVSLIDLMFIGIFVMVLFMIVGPIGFVPLIAVPIVVGISLLVQAPLTGAVERSHRESAVRHSILVESIANLDTIRALNAEGNMQRRWERSVAASGAAILSGRFWAILAQSGTGFVQALVSIVIVVWGVYLITDNAISMGGLIAAMMLSGRVLAPLASVAGTLTRLRQTIQAYKTLDTVMSTETERKVGRTYINRQVATGKVEFKDVSFRYPGASDDSLKKVSFKAQEGETIALIGRVGAGKTTIGRLMSGLYYPSNGAVLIDNTDTRQFDPADLRTGVGFVSQDNVLFDGTVRENISAGDPYAEDEAILEAARIAGVDDFIARHPLGYDLPVGEGGRMLSGGQRQSVALARMLLRKPKILFLDEPSSNLDLTSERRLIERLKAFSRPGTTVFISTHRMSLVELTDRILTLDNGQLAMDGPRETVLRQLRDMGASKIAANKKAQAS
- a CDS encoding HlyD family type I secretion periplasmic adaptor subunit, encoding MKKTADWNYANDIRDILQTRPPRFATNVVRIGVVLFFVALIWAYFAQLEEVTRGDGRVVPSRQIQVVQAPDRGIVKELLAHEGDIVERGQVLVRIDDTDFASQLGEIRQKRWALLARIARLEAETERTAPIFPEKLRTSVPTLVAEEMKVFQSKQSRLKDELSVLRSQAEQRAQEVQELLAKERKLASTLEIMKRELEINRKLFERRVLPEIEFLRLQRQLVETQGELEITKASLEKTAAARQEAADRLSNARTTYTAEAQQELATARGELAVIDETIRGAFDRVRRTDLVSPVKGVINRMNITTIGAVLQPGTDVVEIVPLEDTLLIETRIRPQDVAFLSPGQTARVKITAYDFSIYGGLEGHLERISADTTEDEKGNRFFRVMIRTNKNYLGSDTNPLPIIPGMVASVDILTGEKSVLDYLLKPIKKARDEALRER
- a CDS encoding transglutaminase-like cysteine peptidase, with the translated sequence MERVSRTPSKAASGKGVRAATFAAAALLTLGTQSTAVSAEQLANSGMWQPETATHGSVTTSGHGFMMVAAIASAVATPFAYEAAGHTTRLDFTRPYLTLNAVLETPARTAGQDALFAPRGYASLSTDIVPVARPHVAAPTREYASPAIAAKAPNRPLLGSLGKTAGFTPVSARWDRVQHKTAGSLAALNACIDRTAHCADADLADWAAIVAEARGMREGRRITHVNRAINRLIAYRDDRIVWKNAEYWAAPAETLARKAGDCEDFAILKYWSLREAGFRDQDMRIVVLRDKALRSYHAVLAVYHNNDWLILDNRFSRVRLQRDLPNYQPLFSLNASTQWAHATTTKKPVRLASRLQEQFGQ